The following coding sequences are from one Bufo bufo chromosome 2, aBufBuf1.1, whole genome shotgun sequence window:
- the LOC120990780 gene encoding olfactory receptor 5I1-like translates to MKENGYKLPLSLQTPMYFFLTNLSILDICCISTTVPKMLYNFVLGSYTITFHGCAIQLYLFSWIEITELLLLTYMAFDRYIAICKPLHYTLIITQRVCFQAVITVWAVGAFSSGVHTLAAFSLSFCDKLEINHFFCEIPPLLKLSCTDTTLNEMLTLLTDVLFGFLCFIFISVSYFFILSSIAHIHSAEGKKKAASTCTSHIMVVLIFYGTLFIAYVKPQSEIFSNQDKILSVIYAVFVPLLNPLIYTLRNKDMTQAILKLVSKITVSAV, encoded by the exons ATGAAGGAGAATGGCTACAAGCTGCCTTTAAG TCTTCAAACTCCAATGTACTTCTTTCTGACCAATCTTTCAATCCTTGATATTTGCTGCATTTCAACTACAGTACCTAAGATGCTATATAACTTTGTTTTAGGCTCATATACTATCACATTTCATGGGTGTGCTATTCAATTATACCTTTTTAGTTGGATCGAAATTACAGAACTCCTGCTTTTGACCTACATGGCATTTGATCGGTATATTGCAATCTGCAAACCACTGCATTATACCCTTATTATAACTCAAAGAGTTTGTTTCCAGGCAGTCATTACTGTTTGGGCTGTAGGGGCTTTCAGTTCAGGGGTTCATACATTAGCAGCGTTCAGTTTATCTTTCTGTGACAAACTAGAAATTAACCATTTCTTCTGTGAGATACCTCCATTGTTAAAATTATCATGCACAGACACTACTCTCAATGAAATGCTTACTCTTTTAACTGATGTTTTATTTGGATTTTTgtgctttatttttatttcagtttcatatttttttatcctTTCCAGCATTGCACATATCCACTCAGCTGAAGGGAAGAAGAAAGCCGCTTCTACATGCACATCCCATATTATGGTTGTCCTTATTTTCTATGGAACATTATTTATTGCCTATGTCAAGCCACAGTCTGAGATTTTCTCCAACCAAGATAAAATTCTTTCTGTCATTTATGCTGTATTTGTCCCTTTACTTAATCCTCTCATATACACTCTTAGGAACAAGGATATGACCCAAGCAATACTTAAGCTAGTCAGTAAAATAACAGTTTCTGCTGTGTAA